Proteins encoded in a region of the Populus nigra chromosome 3, ddPopNigr1.1, whole genome shotgun sequence genome:
- the LOC133689994 gene encoding U-box domain-containing protein 34 produces the protein MTVVAVAVTGSDGVGGRGSRRAVRWAAENLSAKAKRLTLVHIVPRITCIPSPCGGDGIVIEELDENVVALYLDEMKMKLEDDIFLPFKKLCKSRVEKVETVVIEDDNPATGLLRYVRESGIDSLVLGSCSSNCFLRKLKGPGVPTTVLKCAPETCNVHVVSRRKIISVSATSSASIDSKVEGTFESSSVTNLSHLDPHMGLSMTLDVGSCNSLASRESDQAEVEQLQLELQNTIMMYKRACEELVHTQNKVQLLSLECLEEENKVNAALEREETLKRIAAKEKARYLQAIEEVEEAKDLLAKEANGRQIAERNALNESLEKQKIVEAVFSNDRRYKRYTKDEIELATGFFSDSNVIGEGSYGKVYKCNLDHTPVAVKVFCPDAVNKKQEFLREVEVLTQLHHPHLVLLVGACPDNGCLVYEYLENGSLEESIFRRNGKQSLPWFVRFRIVFEVACGLAFLHNSKPDPIVHRDLKPANILLDRNYVSKIGDVGLAKLISDVVPDNMTEYQDSILAGTLNYMDPEYQRTGTVRPKSDLYAFGVTVLQVLTARPPGGLILTVENAIMNGSFTDILDKSVKDWPLAETEELAKLALKCSSLRCRDRPDLDAEVLPVLRRLVDVAAASVEVERGNIYAPSHYFCPILQDLMDDPYIAADGFTYEHRAIKAWLDRHNISPVTKLRFQHSILTPNHTLRSAIQEWRSRVIMQVPQR, from the exons ATGACGGTCGTGGCGGTCGCCGTGACGGGAAGCGATGGCGTTGGAGGAAGAGGAAGCAGACGGGCTGTTCGATGGGCGGCGGAGAATTTATCGGCGAAGGCGAAGCGTTTGACTTTAGTCCACATCGTGCCTCGGATCACTTGTATACCCAGTCCAT GTGGAGGAGATGGTATAGTAATTGAGGAGCTTGACGAGAATGTGGTGGCACTGTACTTAgatgaaatgaaaatgaaattagaagatgatatctttttacCATTTAAGAAGTTATGCAAAAGTAGAGTGGAGAAG GTGGAAACTGTGGTGATAGAAGACGACAATCCTGCAACTGGGCTTTTAAGATACGTGCGTGAGTCTGGGATTGATAGTTTAGTATTGGGGTCTTGTTCTTCCAATTGCTTTTTGAG GAAGCTAAAGGGACCAGGGGTACCCACAACCGTGCTAAAGTGTGCTCCTGAAACGTGTAATGTTCATGTTGTATCTAGACGGAAAATCATCTCAGTATCAGCTACTAGCTCAGCCTCTATCG ATTCCAAAGTTGAAGGAACCTTTGAATCATCGTCAGTGACAAACCTCAGTCACCTAGATCCGCACATGGGTCTGTCTATGACTCTGGATGTGGGAAGCTGCAATTCCCTAGCTTCTAGAGAATCTGACCAG GCTGAAGTAGAACAGCTACAGCTAGAATTACAAAACACCATTATGATGTACAAAAGAGCTTGTGAAGAGCTTGTTCATACTCAGAACAAG GTCCAATTACTTTCTTTGGAGTGCCTTGAGGAGGAAAATAAAGTGAATGCTGCCTTAGAAAGAGAAGAAACTTTGAAGAGAATTGCTGCTAAAGAGAAAGCAAGGTATTTACAAGCCATAGAGGAGGTTGAGGAAGCAAAAGATTTGCTTGCTAAAGAAGCTAATGGAAGACAGATAGCAGAGCGTAATGCCCTCAATGAGTCCTTGGAGAAACAGAAAATTGTAGAGGCAGTCTTCTCAAATGACAGAAGGTATAAAAGGTACACTAAGGATGAGATAGAGCTAGCAACAGGTTTCTTCTCTGACAGCAATGTTATTGGTGAAGGAAGTTATGGAAAAGTTTACAAATGCAATCTTGATCATACCCCGGTAGCTGTTAAGGTTTTCTGTCCTGATGCAGTTAACAAAAAACAGGAGTTCTTGAGAGAG GTTGAAGTTCTAACGCAGTTGCACCACCCACACCTGGTTCTGCTAGTTGGAGCCTGCCCTGATAATGGTTGCCTGGTCTATGAATACTTGGAAAATGGAAGCCTGGAGGAGAGTATTTTCCGCCGAAATGGAAAACAATCTCTTCCATGGTTTGTTCGGTTCCGTATAGTTTTTGAAGTAGCTTGTGGGCTTGCATTCTTGCACAACTCAAAGCCAGATCCTATTGTCCATAGGGATCTTAAACCAGCTAATATCTTGTTAGACAGAAATTATGTGAGCAAAATTGGAGATGTTGGGCTGGCTAAACTCATTTCAGATGTTGTGCCAGACAACATGACGGAGTACCAAGATTCTATTCTTGCCGGTACTCTCAACTACATGGATCCTGAGTATCAGAGAACTGGGACTGTCCGACCCAAATCGGATTTATATGCTTTTGGAGTTACAGTTCTCCAAGTGTTAACAGCTCGCCCTCCTGGTGGACTTATATTAACTGTTGAAAATGCTATCATGAATGGCTCGTTTACTGACATTTTAGATAAGTCAGTTAAAGATTGGCCACTTGCTGAGACAGAGGAACTGGCAAAACTTGCGCTTAAGTGCTCTAGCCTCAGGTGCAGGGACAGACCAGATCTTGATGCAGAAGTTCTGCCGGTTCTCAGAAGACTTGTTGATGTTGCAGCTGCTAGTGTTGAGGTGGAAAGAGGCAATATTTATGCACCAAGCCACTACTTCTGTCCAATTCTTCAG GACTTGATGGATGATCCATACATTGCTGCTGATGGTTTCACGTATGAGCACAGAGCAATCAAGGCTTGGCTTGATAGACACAATATATCACCAGTTACAAAGCTGAGGTTCCAGCATTCTATCTTAACTCCAAACCACACATTACGTTCAGCCATACAGGAGTGGAGATCACGTGTGATTATGCAAGTGCCCCAAAGATAA